In Triticum aestivum cultivar Chinese Spring chromosome 5B, IWGSC CS RefSeq v2.1, whole genome shotgun sequence, the following proteins share a genomic window:
- the LOC123113328 gene encoding beta-glucosidase BoGH3B produces MADGGHPGVALAALLLFWAVLGAEADHALYKDAAQPVEARVADLLGRMTLAEKIGQMTQIERLVATPEVLRDNFIGSLLSGGGSVPRKGATAKEWADMVDGFQRACMSTRLGIPMIYGIDAVHGNNNVYGATIFPHNVGLGATRDPDLVKRIGEATALEVRATGIQYAFAPCIAVCRDPRWGRCYESYSEDRRIVQSMTELIPGLQGDVPKNFTSGMPFVAGKNKVVACAKHFVGDGGTVKGINEDNTVINREGLMNIHMPAYFDALAKGVSTVMISYSSWNGVKMHANQDLVTGYLKDTLKFQGFVISDWMGIDKLTTPYGADYPYSVKASVLAGLDMIMVPKNYTQFISILTGYVNSGVVPMSRIDDAVTRILRVKFAMGLFENPYADPALTEQLGKQEHRDLAREAVRKSLVLLKNGDTSDGPMLPLSKKAPKILVAGSHADNLGYQCGGWTIEWQGDSGRITVGTTILDAVRAAVDPSTTVVFAENPDAEFVKKGNFSYAIVAVGEHPYTETAGDNLNLTIPEPGLSTVQAVCGAVRCATVLISGRPVVAQPLLAAADALVAAWLPGSEGQGVTDALFGDYGFTGRLARTWFKSVDQLPMNVGDAHYDPLFPLGYGLTTEGTSHEDGVALDSSM; encoded by the exons ATGGCAGACGGCGGCCACCCCGGCGTTGCGCTCGCCGCGCTCCTGCTCTTCTGGGCCGTGCTCGGCGCTGAGGCCGACCACGCTCTGTACAAGGACGCCGCGCAGCCCGTGGAGGCGCGCGTCGCCGACCTCCTGGGGCGGATGACGCTCGCGGAGAAGATCGGGCAGATGACGCAGATCGAGCGGCTGGTCGCCACGCCGGAGGTGCTGAGGGACAACTTCATCGGCAGCCTACTGAGCGGCGGCGGGAGCGTGCCGAGGAAGGGGGCCACGGCCAAGGAGTGGGCGGACATGGTGGACGGCTTCCAGAGGGCCTGCATGTCGACGCGGCTCGGCATCCCCATGATCTACGGCATCGACGCCGTGCACGGCAACAACAACGTCTACGGCGCCACCATCTTCCCCCACAACGTCGGCCTCGGCGCCACCCGGGACCCCGACCTGGTGAAGAGGATCGGCGAGGCCACGGCGCTCGAAGTCAGAGCCACCGGCATCCAGTACGCCTTCGCGCCGTGCATCGCG GTGTGCAGAGATCCGAGGTGGGGGCGGTGCTACGAGAGCTACAGCGAGGACCGCCGGATCGTGCAGTCCATGACGGAGCTCATCCCGGGCCTGCAGGGCGACGTCCCCAAGAACTTCACCAGCGGCATGCCTTTCGTCGCCGGAAA GAACAAGGTGGTGGCCTGCGCGAAGCACTTCGTCGGCGACGGCGGCACGGTGAAGGGCATCAACGAGGACAACACGGTCATCAACCGCGAGGGCCTGATGAACATCCACATGCCGGCCTACTTCGACGCTCTCGCCAAGGGTGTCTCCACCGTCATGATCTCCTACTCCAGCTGGAACGGGGTCAAGATGCACGCCAACCAGGATCTGGTCACCGGATACCTCAAGGACACGCTCAAATTCCAG GGCTTCGTGATCTCAGATTGGATGGGCATTGACAAGCTCACCACCCCTTATGGGGCGGACTACCCCTACTCGGTCAAGGCTTCTGTTCTTGCCGGCCTTGACATG ATCATGGTGCCTAAGAACTACACGCAGTTCATCAGCATCCTGACTGGCTACGTCAACAGCGGAGTAGTCCCGATGAGCAGGATCGACgacgccgtcacccggatcctccGCGTCAAGTTCGCCATGGGCCTGTTCGAGAACCCTTACGCCGATCCCGCCCTGACCGAGCAGCTAGGCAAGCAG GAGCACAGAGATTTGGCGAGGGAGGCGGTGAGGAAGTCGCTGGTGCTCCTGAAGAATGGCGACACGAGCGACGGGCCAATGCTGCCGTTGTCCAAGAAGGCGCCCAAGATCCTCGTCGCCGGCAGCCACGCCGACAACCTGGGCTACCAGTGCGGCGGCTGGACGATCGAGTGGCAGGGCGACAGCGGGCGCATCACCGTGGGCACGACCATCCTCGACGCCGTGAGGGCGGCCGTGGACCCGTCGACCACCGTGGTGTTCGCGGAGAACCCGGACGCGGAGTTCGTCAAGAAGGGCAACTTCTCCTACGCGATCGTGGCGGTGGGCGAGCACCCGTACACGGAGACAGCCGGCGACAACCTGAACCTGACCATCCCGGAGCCCGGGCTGAGCACCGTGCAGGCGGTGTGCGGCGCGGTGCGGTGCGCGACGGTGCTCATCAGCGGGCGGCCCGTGGTGGCGCAGCCGCTCCTGGCCGCCGCGGACGCGCTGGTGGCGGCGTGGCTCCCCGGCTCGGAGGGGCAGGGCGTCACCGACGCGCTGTTCGGCGACTACGGGTTCACCGGGAGGCTGGCGCGGACGTGGTTCAAGTCGGTGGACCAGCTGCCGATGAACGTGGGCGACGCGCACTACGACCCGCTCTTCCCGCTCGGCTACGGCCTCACCACCGAGGGGACCTCGCACGAGGACGGGGTAGCGCTGGACAGCAGCATGTGA